Proteins co-encoded in one Siniperca chuatsi isolate FFG_IHB_CAS linkage group LG11, ASM2008510v1, whole genome shotgun sequence genomic window:
- the elovl5 gene encoding elongation of very long chain fatty acids protein 5, which produces MESINHKVNTYLESWLGPRDQRVRGWLLLDNYLPTLALTLMYLLIVWMGPKYMKHRQPYSCRGPLVLYNLGITLLSFYMFYELATTVWHGGYNFYCQDAHSAPEVDNKVMYVLWWYYFSKIIEFMDTFFFILRKNNHQITFLHIYHHASMLNIWWLVLNWVPCGHPYFGPTLNSFVHIVMYSYYGLSAIPAIRPYLWWKKYITQLQMIQFFLTLSQTMCAVIWPCGLSMGWLYFQISYMVSLIILFSNFYIQTYKKPSASLKKEHQNGSPVSTNGHANGTPSMERSAHKKLRVD; this is translated from the exons ATGGAGAGCATCAATCATAAAGTGAACACTTACCTAGAGTCATGGCTAGGTCCCAGAG ATCAGCGGGTGCGGGGATGGCTGCTGCTCGACAACTACCTACCAACCCTTGCACTCACGCTCATGTACCTTCTGATCGTGTGGATGGGGCCCAAGTACATGAAACACAGGCAGCCGTACTCCTGCAGAGGCCCCCTGGTGCTCTACAATCTGGGCATCACACTCTTGTCCTTCTACATGTTCTATGAG CTTGCTACCACTGTGTGGCATGGTGGCTACAACTTCTACTGCCAGGATGCTCACAGTGCACCGGAAGTGGATAATAAG GTCATGTATGTCCTGTGGTGGTACTACTTCTCCAAGATCATTGAGTTCATGGACACCTTTTTCTTCATACTACGAAAGAATAATCACCAGATCACCTTTCTCCACATCTACCACCACGCTAGCATGCTGAATATCTGGTGGCTTGTTTTGAACTGGGTCCCCTGCGGCCATC CATACTTCGGTCCCACCCTAAACAGCTTTGTCCACATCGTGATGTATTCTTACTACGGCCTCTCAGCCATCCCAGCCATACGGCCGTACCtttggtggaagaagtacatCACACAGTTACAGATG ATCCAATTCTTTTTAACCCTGTCCCAGACAATGTGTGCAGTCATATGGCCATGTGGCCTCTCCATGGGATGGTTGTACTTCCAAATAAGTTACATGGTCTCACTCATTATCCTTTTCTCAAACTTCTACATTCAG ACTTACAAGAAGCCCAGTGCTTCTCTGAAGAAGGAGCACCAGAATGGCTCTCCTGTATCAACAAATGGACATGCAAATGGGACGCCATCTATGGAGCGCTCTGCACACAAGAAACTGAGGGTGGACTGA
- the fbxo9 gene encoding F-box only protein 9, translated as MAEENTDVGGTIEDEDEGSDDPNLQLQLNAFRAQWMSELKPSSGASGTSDRLLRAKGLKRTQDSAREEKATELFLRAVQEEQNGAVYEAIKFYRMAMQLVPDIEFKINYSRPPDADRVGGNYMEDNDVDGEIEDLLAYFEQELTMESSFPKICTPELDITQMHISALPREILMYIFRWVVSSDLDMRALEQLSLVCRGFYICARDPEIWHSACVRVWGRNCTKVVPFKSWREMFLQRPRVRFDGVYISKTSYIRQGEESLDGFYRAWHHVEYYRYLRFFADGHVIMLTTPEDPLSVVPRLRTRNTRMDSVLLGHFRLSQETDNQTKVFAVVCKKKEEKAAEFQRNRFCRRNPPPEAEHSFHVGLHLSSGGRQSFSKLVWIHHSCHITYKLTGETVVTAFDLDRMYTPFFFARVKSYTAFSEQPL; from the exons ATG gctgaagaaaacacagacGTCGGAGGTACGATagaggatgaagatgaaggtTCAGATGACCCAAACCTTCAG CTGCAGCTCAATGCGTTCAGAGCTCAGTGGATGTCTGAACTCAAACCGAGCTCTGGAGCAAGTGGAACGAGTGACCGACTGCTGCGAGCTAAAGGTCTGAAGAGGACACAGGACAGTGCTCGGGAGGAAAAA GCCACAGAACTGTTCTTGAGAGCTGTTCAGGAAGAGCAAAATGGAGCTGTCTATGAGG CTATCAAGTTCTATCGCATGGCTATGCAGCTTGTACCTGACATTGAGTTTAAAATCAACTACAGCCGTCCTCCTGATGCAGACCGAGTTGGAGGAAACTA CATGGAAGATAATGATGTTGATGGTGAGATTGAGGATCTACTTGCCTACTTTGAGCAGGAGCTCACTATGGAAAGCTCCTTTCCAAAGATCTGCACTCCTGAGTTGGACATAACTCAGATGCACATTTCAG CCTTGCCGCGGGAAATCCTGATGTACATATTTCGTTGGGTTGTGTCTAGTGACCTGGACATGCGAGCCCTGGAGCAGCTCTCTTTGGTTTGCCGTGGGTTTTACATTTGTGCAAG GGACCCTGAGATTTGGCATTCAGCCTGTGTAAGAGTGTGGGGACGTAACTGCACCAAAGTTGTGCCCTTCAAATCCTGGAGGGAGATGTTTCTGCAAAGGCCTCGCGTCCGTTTTGATG gTGTCTATATCAGCAAGACATCATACATTCGTCAAGGAGAGGAATCGCTGGATGGATTTTACCGGGCTTGGCACCACGTTGAGTACTACAG GTACCTCCGGTTCTTTGCTGACGGCCACGTCATCATGCTGACCACCCCTGAGGACCCTCTGTCTGTTGTTCCTCGCTTGCGTACTAGGAACACCAG AATGGATTCTGTTCTGCTCGGTCATTTCCGTCTGTCACAGGAGACAGACAATCAAACCAAAGTTTTTGCTGTTGTCTgcaagaaaaaggaggag AAAGCGGCCGAGTTTCAAAGGAATCGGTTCTGCAGGCGGAACCCACCTCCGGAGGCTGAACACAGCTTCCACGTGGGACTGCATCTGTCCTCTGGGGGGCGTCAGAGTTTCAGTAAGCTGGTGTGGATCCACCACTCCTGCCACATCACTTACAA gCTGACTGGGGAAACGGTTGTCACGGCGTTTGACCTGGACAGGATGTACACACCCTTCTTCTTTGCACGTGTGAAGAGTTACACTGCTTTCTCCGAGCAGCCTCTTTAA